A single Drosophila ananassae strain 14024-0371.13 chromosome 3L, ASM1763931v2, whole genome shotgun sequence DNA region contains:
- the LOC6496604 gene encoding broad-complex core protein isoforms 1/2/3/4/5 isoform X1: MAAVRGHQYFSLRWNNYQNTMTSVFQQLREDLSFVDVTLSCEHGSLKAHKVVLSACSTYFQKLLLENPCKHPTIILPADIIFTDLKTIIDFVYRGEIDVTESELQVNIERFETKTTVQVQDVAFETQFLGLLRTAEQLKIKGLCETAENADDLNDAATATITLSENIQQAVVGNIVNATIVPGAPSPSLEQQQQQQQQQQQAQLQEQHQQQQQQQVHAQQQQQQQLSGGLLTQHGVSSGGAVPLAGQLLSSTASSGSSAGGQSASGLQPTPRKSRLKRSKSPDLQLPPGGSSSGAGSSGSSQQQPQPAHHHSQTILIQGQNQASIVSLQQTSDGNYIPVGAAGNGDESDTENDHDHGHQQHGGHPHGHDHEHSHAHAHSHSHSHPHSHDHDNDHEHENKPNKICKTEQSVASPASNSSGGASNNAAGVSGVTSSGQAIVTQIVVARDGKDTKNMTSLGMGMNGGLLGVSMGFLDFTPEPPAPSATPVTVTEHVDLSCNPSTDTRDLSNPTEPLDIDNHLAQQIHRLDQSPMHSISHHHGDESNSNLVHIKSEVIEAKHLAAAQQHALNQAQQQHAHHQAQQQQQQQQQQQQQQQQQHLHAQQLLAQSQAQLQQQQQQHHQQQQQAAAAAAAAAAAAAGVHGQHGGHVSHGDIGGATVMEIDPSQIKHEPGMIITPEIVNMMSTGHMDMYNSDTSEDSMMIANGSPHDQKEPHYTNLDQQHGGLGGSVCGPGPGGAGGGGGMGGGAGSGSGEKGQFNGPKAWTQDDMNSALDALKNQNMSLTKASAIYGIPSTTLWQRAHRLGIETPKKEGGTKSWNEDALQNALEALRSGQISANKASKAFGIPSSTLYKIARREGIRLAAPFNAAPTTWTPDDLERALEAIRAGNTSVQKASAEFGIPTGTLYGRCKREGIELSRSNPTPWSEDAMNEALNSVRVGQMSINQAAIHYNLPYSSLYGRFKRGKYDVVANTSGVALLNTSGNTTGSIEIIEHSQENSLHMLQQQFPYSPSPHPPTPQHHSTPQHHSTPQGPPTPQHMQQQHVVHMQQQQQQQSPHPGHHPQHMQQDVVTSSSQVVHSQQQQQLQQIYQHHGTPERS; encoded by the exons GTAAATATCGAACGATTCGAAACGAAAACTACCGTCCAGGTCCAAGACGTGGCTTTTGAAACACAATTTCTT GGCCTCTTGCGCACCGCCGAGCAGCTGAAAATCAAAGGACTCTGCGAGACAGCCGAGAACGCCGATGACCTGAACGACGCGGCCACAGCGACGATAACTCTGTCGGAGAACATCCAGCAGGCGGTTGTGGGCAACATAGTGAATGCCACCATTGTTCCCGGGGCACCCTCGCCATCCCtcgaacagcagcagcagcaacagcaacagcagcagcaggctcAGCTCCAggagcagcatcagcagcagcaacagcagcaggtgcatgcccagcagcagcaacaacagcaactgaGTGGCGGCCTGTTGACGCAACACGGAGTGAGTAGCGGTGGTGCCGTCCCCCTAGCCGGACAACTCCTAAGCTCCACGGCCAGCAGTGGCAGCTCTGCCGGCGGACAGTCAGCATCGGGCCTGCAGCCCACGCCCCGCAAGTCGCGGCTAAAGCGTTCCAAGTCACCCGACTTGCAGCTGCCACCCGGCGGAAGCAGTTCCGGAGCGGGATCGAGTGGCTCGTCGCAACAGCAACCACAGCCGGCACACCACCACTCGCAAACGATTCTCATTCAGGGCCAGAACCAGGCCTCCATTGTCAGTCTACAGCAGACGTCCGACGGCAACTACATACCAGTGGGAGCAGCCGGGAACGGTGACGAATCGGACACCGAGAACGATCACGATCACGGACACCAGCAGCACGGCGGACATCCGCACGGACACGACCACGAACACtcccacgcccacgcccactcCCACTCGCATTCGCATCCACACTCGCACGACCACGACAACGACCACGAGCACGAGAACAAGCCGAACAAGATCTGTAAGACGGAACAGTCGGTGGCCTCGCCGGCATCGAATTCATCCGGCGGCGCCTCGAACAATGCTGCGGGCGTGAGCGGCGTCACATCCTCCGGCCAAGCCATCGTCACACAAATTGTAGTAGCGCGCGACggaaaagatacaaaaaatatgACTAGTTTAGGCATGGGCATG AACGGCGGCCTGTTGGGCGTGTCCATGGGATTCCTGGACTTCACACCCGAGCCACCAGCACCATCCGCCACCCCAGTCACCGTCACGGAACATGTCGATCTGTCCTGCAATCCCAGTACGGACACACGCGATCTATCAA ACCCCACCGAACCGCTCGATATAGACAATCACCTGGCCCAGCAGATCCACCGGCTCGATCAGTCCCCCATGCACTCCATCTCGCACCACCACGGCGACGAAAGCAACTCCAACCTGGTGCACATCAAGAGCGAGGTGATCGAGGCCAAGCACCTGGCCGCTGCCCAGCAGCATGCCCTCAACCAGGCCCAGCAGCAACACGCCCATCACCaggcccagcagcagcagcaacagcagcagcagcaacaacagcaacagcagcagcagcacctcCATGCCCAGCAGCTGCTGGCCCAGAGCCAGGCCcagttgcagcagcaacagcagcagcaccaccagcaacagcaacaggcagcagcggcggccgcagcggcagcagcagcagcggccgGAGTGCACGGCCAGCATGGGGGACATGTGTCGCACGGCGATATCGGTGGCGCCACCGTCATGGAGATCGACCCGAGCCAGATAAAGCACGAGCCGGGCATGATCATAACGCCAGAGATTGTCAACATGATGTCCACGGGGCACATGG ACATGTACAACTCGGACACGAGCGAGGACTCAATGATGATCGCCAACGGCTCGCCGCACGATCAAAAGGAGCCGCACTACACGAACTTGGATCAGCAGCACGGTGGTCTGGGGGGCAGCGTGTGCGGGCCGGGGCCCGGCGGTGCTGGTGGCGGTGGGGGCatgggtggtggtgctggctctggctctggcgaGAAAGGTCAGTTTAATGGTCCCAAAGCTTGGACACAAGATGATATGAATTCAGCTTTAGATGCATTAAAGAACCAAAACATGAGCCTGACGAAAGCGTCCGCCATTTATGGCATCCCATCGACCACATTGTGGCAACGTGCTCATCGGCTGGGCATCGAAACGCCCAAGAAGGAGGGCGGCACCAAGTCCTGGAACGAGGATGCACTGCAGAATGCATTGGAGGCGCTGCGTTCGGGTCAGATATCCGCGAACAAAGCGTCCAAGGCGTTCGGCATCCCATCCTCGACGCTCTACAAGATCGCCCGGCGGGAGGGCATCCGCCTGGCGGCTCCCTTCAATGCCGCCCCAACCACGTGGACGCCCGATGATCTGGAGCGCGCCTTGGAGGCGATACGGGCGGGAAATACATCGGTCCAGAAAGCCAGTGCTGAGTTTGGCATACCCACAG GAACACTTTACGGACGCTGCAAGCGGGAGGGCATCGAGCTGTCGCGCTCGAACCCCACACCCTGGTCCGAGGATGCCATGAACGAGGCCCTGAACTCAGTGCG CGTTGGCCAAATGTCCATCAACCAGGCGGCCATTCACTACAACCTGCCCTACAGCTCGCTCTATGGACGCTTCAAGCGCGGCAAGTACGACGTGGTGGCCAACACGAGTGGCGTGGCGCTGCTCAACACCTCGGGCAACACCACCGGCAGCATTGAGATTATCGAGCACAGCCAGGAGAATTCG TTGCATATGTTGCAGCAACAGTTCCCGTACAGTCCGTCGCCGCATCCGCCAACGCCGCAGCATCACAGCACGCCGCAGCACCACAGCACTCCCCAAGGACCACCGACGCCGCAGCacatgcagcagcagcacgtGGTCCacatgcaacagcagcagcagcagcagtcgccCCACCCGGGACACCATCCGCAGCACATGCAACAGGATGTGGTGACATCGAGCAGCCAGGTGGTGcacagccagcagcagcagcagctccagcagATCTATCAGCACCACGGAACGCCGGAGCGTAGTTGA
- the LOC6496604 gene encoding broad-complex core protein isoforms 1/2/3/4/5 isoform X2: MAAVRGHQYFSLRWNNYQNTMTSVFQQLREDLSFVDVTLSCEHGSLKAHKVVLSACSTYFQKLLLENPCKHPTIILPADIIFTDLKTIIDFVYRGEIDVTESELQVNIERFETKTTVQVQDVAFETQFLGLLRTAEQLKIKGLCETAENADDLNDAATATITLSENIQQAVVGNIVNATIVPGAPSPSLEQQQQQQQQQQQAQLQEQHQQQQQQQVHAQQQQQQQLSGGLLTQHGVSSGGAVPLAGQLLSSTASSGSSAGGQSASGLQPTPRKSRLKRSKSPDLQLPPGGSSSGAGSSGSSQQQPQPAHHHSQTILIQGQNQASIVSLQQTSDGNYIPVGAAGNGDESDTENDHDHGHQQHGGHPHGHDHEHSHAHAHSHSHSHPHSHDHDNDHEHENKPNKICKTEQSVASPASNSSGGASNNAAGVSGVTSSGQAIVTQIVVARDGKDTKNMTSLGMGMNGGLLGVSMGFLDFTPEPPAPSATPVTVTEHVDLSCNPSTDTRDLSNPTEPLDIDNHLAQQIHRLDQSPMHSISHHHGDESNSNLVHIKSEVIEAKHLAAAQQHALNQAQQQHAHHQAQQQQQQQQQQQQQQQQQHLHAQQLLAQSQAQLQQQQQQHHQQQQQAAAAAAAAAAAAAGVHGQHGGHVSHGDIGGATVMEIDPSQIKHEPGMIITPEIVNMMSTGHMDMYNSDTSEDSMMIANGSPHDQKEPHYTNLDQQHGGLGGSVCGPGPGGAGGGGGMGGGAGSGSGEKGQFNGPKAWTQDDMNSALDALKNQNMSLTKASAIYGIPSTTLWQRAHRLGIETPKKEGGTKSWNEDALQNALEALRSGQISANKASKAFGIPSSTLYKIARREGIRLAAPFNAAPTTWTPDDLERALEAIRAGNTSVQKASAEFGIPTGTLYGRCKREGIELSRSNPTPWSEDAMNEALNSVRVGQMSINQAAIHYNLPYSSLYGRFKRGKYDVVANTSGVALLNTSGNTTGSIEIIEHSQENSQQFPYSPSPHPPTPQHHSTPQHHSTPQGPPTPQHMQQQHVVHMQQQQQQQSPHPGHHPQHMQQDVVTSSSQVVHSQQQQQLQQIYQHHGTPERS, from the exons GTAAATATCGAACGATTCGAAACGAAAACTACCGTCCAGGTCCAAGACGTGGCTTTTGAAACACAATTTCTT GGCCTCTTGCGCACCGCCGAGCAGCTGAAAATCAAAGGACTCTGCGAGACAGCCGAGAACGCCGATGACCTGAACGACGCGGCCACAGCGACGATAACTCTGTCGGAGAACATCCAGCAGGCGGTTGTGGGCAACATAGTGAATGCCACCATTGTTCCCGGGGCACCCTCGCCATCCCtcgaacagcagcagcagcaacagcaacagcagcagcaggctcAGCTCCAggagcagcatcagcagcagcaacagcagcaggtgcatgcccagcagcagcaacaacagcaactgaGTGGCGGCCTGTTGACGCAACACGGAGTGAGTAGCGGTGGTGCCGTCCCCCTAGCCGGACAACTCCTAAGCTCCACGGCCAGCAGTGGCAGCTCTGCCGGCGGACAGTCAGCATCGGGCCTGCAGCCCACGCCCCGCAAGTCGCGGCTAAAGCGTTCCAAGTCACCCGACTTGCAGCTGCCACCCGGCGGAAGCAGTTCCGGAGCGGGATCGAGTGGCTCGTCGCAACAGCAACCACAGCCGGCACACCACCACTCGCAAACGATTCTCATTCAGGGCCAGAACCAGGCCTCCATTGTCAGTCTACAGCAGACGTCCGACGGCAACTACATACCAGTGGGAGCAGCCGGGAACGGTGACGAATCGGACACCGAGAACGATCACGATCACGGACACCAGCAGCACGGCGGACATCCGCACGGACACGACCACGAACACtcccacgcccacgcccactcCCACTCGCATTCGCATCCACACTCGCACGACCACGACAACGACCACGAGCACGAGAACAAGCCGAACAAGATCTGTAAGACGGAACAGTCGGTGGCCTCGCCGGCATCGAATTCATCCGGCGGCGCCTCGAACAATGCTGCGGGCGTGAGCGGCGTCACATCCTCCGGCCAAGCCATCGTCACACAAATTGTAGTAGCGCGCGACggaaaagatacaaaaaatatgACTAGTTTAGGCATGGGCATG AACGGCGGCCTGTTGGGCGTGTCCATGGGATTCCTGGACTTCACACCCGAGCCACCAGCACCATCCGCCACCCCAGTCACCGTCACGGAACATGTCGATCTGTCCTGCAATCCCAGTACGGACACACGCGATCTATCAA ACCCCACCGAACCGCTCGATATAGACAATCACCTGGCCCAGCAGATCCACCGGCTCGATCAGTCCCCCATGCACTCCATCTCGCACCACCACGGCGACGAAAGCAACTCCAACCTGGTGCACATCAAGAGCGAGGTGATCGAGGCCAAGCACCTGGCCGCTGCCCAGCAGCATGCCCTCAACCAGGCCCAGCAGCAACACGCCCATCACCaggcccagcagcagcagcaacagcagcagcagcaacaacagcaacagcagcagcagcacctcCATGCCCAGCAGCTGCTGGCCCAGAGCCAGGCCcagttgcagcagcaacagcagcagcaccaccagcaacagcaacaggcagcagcggcggccgcagcggcagcagcagcagcggccgGAGTGCACGGCCAGCATGGGGGACATGTGTCGCACGGCGATATCGGTGGCGCCACCGTCATGGAGATCGACCCGAGCCAGATAAAGCACGAGCCGGGCATGATCATAACGCCAGAGATTGTCAACATGATGTCCACGGGGCACATGG ACATGTACAACTCGGACACGAGCGAGGACTCAATGATGATCGCCAACGGCTCGCCGCACGATCAAAAGGAGCCGCACTACACGAACTTGGATCAGCAGCACGGTGGTCTGGGGGGCAGCGTGTGCGGGCCGGGGCCCGGCGGTGCTGGTGGCGGTGGGGGCatgggtggtggtgctggctctggctctggcgaGAAAGGTCAGTTTAATGGTCCCAAAGCTTGGACACAAGATGATATGAATTCAGCTTTAGATGCATTAAAGAACCAAAACATGAGCCTGACGAAAGCGTCCGCCATTTATGGCATCCCATCGACCACATTGTGGCAACGTGCTCATCGGCTGGGCATCGAAACGCCCAAGAAGGAGGGCGGCACCAAGTCCTGGAACGAGGATGCACTGCAGAATGCATTGGAGGCGCTGCGTTCGGGTCAGATATCCGCGAACAAAGCGTCCAAGGCGTTCGGCATCCCATCCTCGACGCTCTACAAGATCGCCCGGCGGGAGGGCATCCGCCTGGCGGCTCCCTTCAATGCCGCCCCAACCACGTGGACGCCCGATGATCTGGAGCGCGCCTTGGAGGCGATACGGGCGGGAAATACATCGGTCCAGAAAGCCAGTGCTGAGTTTGGCATACCCACAG GAACACTTTACGGACGCTGCAAGCGGGAGGGCATCGAGCTGTCGCGCTCGAACCCCACACCCTGGTCCGAGGATGCCATGAACGAGGCCCTGAACTCAGTGCG CGTTGGCCAAATGTCCATCAACCAGGCGGCCATTCACTACAACCTGCCCTACAGCTCGCTCTATGGACGCTTCAAGCGCGGCAAGTACGACGTGGTGGCCAACACGAGTGGCGTGGCGCTGCTCAACACCTCGGGCAACACCACCGGCAGCATTGAGATTATCGAGCACAGCCAGGAGAATTCG CAACAGTTCCCGTACAGTCCGTCGCCGCATCCGCCAACGCCGCAGCATCACAGCACGCCGCAGCACCACAGCACTCCCCAAGGACCACCGACGCCGCAGCacatgcagcagcagcacgtGGTCCacatgcaacagcagcagcagcagcagtcgccCCACCCGGGACACCATCCGCAGCACATGCAACAGGATGTGGTGACATCGAGCAGCCAGGTGGTGcacagccagcagcagcagcagctccagcagATCTATCAGCACCACGGAACGCCGGAGCGTAGTTGA
- the LOC6496604 gene encoding broad-complex core protein isoforms 1/2/3/4/5 isoform X3: protein MAAVRGHQYFSLRWNNYQNTMTSVFQQLREDLSFVDVTLSCEHGSLKAHKVVLSACSTYFQKLLLENPCKHPTIILPADIIFTDLKTIIDFVYRGEIDVTESELQGLLRTAEQLKIKGLCETAENADDLNDAATATITLSENIQQAVVGNIVNATIVPGAPSPSLEQQQQQQQQQQQAQLQEQHQQQQQQQVHAQQQQQQQLSGGLLTQHGVSSGGAVPLAGQLLSSTASSGSSAGGQSASGLQPTPRKSRLKRSKSPDLQLPPGGSSSGAGSSGSSQQQPQPAHHHSQTILIQGQNQASIVSLQQTSDGNYIPVGAAGNGDESDTENDHDHGHQQHGGHPHGHDHEHSHAHAHSHSHSHPHSHDHDNDHEHENKPNKICKTEQSVASPASNSSGGASNNAAGVSGVTSSGQAIVTQIVVARDGKDTKNMTSLGMGMNGGLLGVSMGFLDFTPEPPAPSATPVTVTEHVDLSCNPSTDTRDLSNPTEPLDIDNHLAQQIHRLDQSPMHSISHHHGDESNSNLVHIKSEVIEAKHLAAAQQHALNQAQQQHAHHQAQQQQQQQQQQQQQQQQQHLHAQQLLAQSQAQLQQQQQQHHQQQQQAAAAAAAAAAAAAGVHGQHGGHVSHGDIGGATVMEIDPSQIKHEPGMIITPEIVNMMSTGHMDMYNSDTSEDSMMIANGSPHDQKEPHYTNLDQQHGGLGGSVCGPGPGGAGGGGGMGGGAGSGSGEKGQFNGPKAWTQDDMNSALDALKNQNMSLTKASAIYGIPSTTLWQRAHRLGIETPKKEGGTKSWNEDALQNALEALRSGQISANKASKAFGIPSSTLYKIARREGIRLAAPFNAAPTTWTPDDLERALEAIRAGNTSVQKASAEFGIPTGTLYGRCKREGIELSRSNPTPWSEDAMNEALNSVRVGQMSINQAAIHYNLPYSSLYGRFKRGKYDVVANTSGVALLNTSGNTTGSIEIIEHSQENSLHMLQQQFPYSPSPHPPTPQHHSTPQHHSTPQGPPTPQHMQQQHVVHMQQQQQQQSPHPGHHPQHMQQDVVTSSSQVVHSQQQQQLQQIYQHHGTPERS from the exons GGCCTCTTGCGCACCGCCGAGCAGCTGAAAATCAAAGGACTCTGCGAGACAGCCGAGAACGCCGATGACCTGAACGACGCGGCCACAGCGACGATAACTCTGTCGGAGAACATCCAGCAGGCGGTTGTGGGCAACATAGTGAATGCCACCATTGTTCCCGGGGCACCCTCGCCATCCCtcgaacagcagcagcagcaacagcaacagcagcagcaggctcAGCTCCAggagcagcatcagcagcagcaacagcagcaggtgcatgcccagcagcagcaacaacagcaactgaGTGGCGGCCTGTTGACGCAACACGGAGTGAGTAGCGGTGGTGCCGTCCCCCTAGCCGGACAACTCCTAAGCTCCACGGCCAGCAGTGGCAGCTCTGCCGGCGGACAGTCAGCATCGGGCCTGCAGCCCACGCCCCGCAAGTCGCGGCTAAAGCGTTCCAAGTCACCCGACTTGCAGCTGCCACCCGGCGGAAGCAGTTCCGGAGCGGGATCGAGTGGCTCGTCGCAACAGCAACCACAGCCGGCACACCACCACTCGCAAACGATTCTCATTCAGGGCCAGAACCAGGCCTCCATTGTCAGTCTACAGCAGACGTCCGACGGCAACTACATACCAGTGGGAGCAGCCGGGAACGGTGACGAATCGGACACCGAGAACGATCACGATCACGGACACCAGCAGCACGGCGGACATCCGCACGGACACGACCACGAACACtcccacgcccacgcccactcCCACTCGCATTCGCATCCACACTCGCACGACCACGACAACGACCACGAGCACGAGAACAAGCCGAACAAGATCTGTAAGACGGAACAGTCGGTGGCCTCGCCGGCATCGAATTCATCCGGCGGCGCCTCGAACAATGCTGCGGGCGTGAGCGGCGTCACATCCTCCGGCCAAGCCATCGTCACACAAATTGTAGTAGCGCGCGACggaaaagatacaaaaaatatgACTAGTTTAGGCATGGGCATG AACGGCGGCCTGTTGGGCGTGTCCATGGGATTCCTGGACTTCACACCCGAGCCACCAGCACCATCCGCCACCCCAGTCACCGTCACGGAACATGTCGATCTGTCCTGCAATCCCAGTACGGACACACGCGATCTATCAA ACCCCACCGAACCGCTCGATATAGACAATCACCTGGCCCAGCAGATCCACCGGCTCGATCAGTCCCCCATGCACTCCATCTCGCACCACCACGGCGACGAAAGCAACTCCAACCTGGTGCACATCAAGAGCGAGGTGATCGAGGCCAAGCACCTGGCCGCTGCCCAGCAGCATGCCCTCAACCAGGCCCAGCAGCAACACGCCCATCACCaggcccagcagcagcagcaacagcagcagcagcaacaacagcaacagcagcagcagcacctcCATGCCCAGCAGCTGCTGGCCCAGAGCCAGGCCcagttgcagcagcaacagcagcagcaccaccagcaacagcaacaggcagcagcggcggccgcagcggcagcagcagcagcggccgGAGTGCACGGCCAGCATGGGGGACATGTGTCGCACGGCGATATCGGTGGCGCCACCGTCATGGAGATCGACCCGAGCCAGATAAAGCACGAGCCGGGCATGATCATAACGCCAGAGATTGTCAACATGATGTCCACGGGGCACATGG ACATGTACAACTCGGACACGAGCGAGGACTCAATGATGATCGCCAACGGCTCGCCGCACGATCAAAAGGAGCCGCACTACACGAACTTGGATCAGCAGCACGGTGGTCTGGGGGGCAGCGTGTGCGGGCCGGGGCCCGGCGGTGCTGGTGGCGGTGGGGGCatgggtggtggtgctggctctggctctggcgaGAAAGGTCAGTTTAATGGTCCCAAAGCTTGGACACAAGATGATATGAATTCAGCTTTAGATGCATTAAAGAACCAAAACATGAGCCTGACGAAAGCGTCCGCCATTTATGGCATCCCATCGACCACATTGTGGCAACGTGCTCATCGGCTGGGCATCGAAACGCCCAAGAAGGAGGGCGGCACCAAGTCCTGGAACGAGGATGCACTGCAGAATGCATTGGAGGCGCTGCGTTCGGGTCAGATATCCGCGAACAAAGCGTCCAAGGCGTTCGGCATCCCATCCTCGACGCTCTACAAGATCGCCCGGCGGGAGGGCATCCGCCTGGCGGCTCCCTTCAATGCCGCCCCAACCACGTGGACGCCCGATGATCTGGAGCGCGCCTTGGAGGCGATACGGGCGGGAAATACATCGGTCCAGAAAGCCAGTGCTGAGTTTGGCATACCCACAG GAACACTTTACGGACGCTGCAAGCGGGAGGGCATCGAGCTGTCGCGCTCGAACCCCACACCCTGGTCCGAGGATGCCATGAACGAGGCCCTGAACTCAGTGCG CGTTGGCCAAATGTCCATCAACCAGGCGGCCATTCACTACAACCTGCCCTACAGCTCGCTCTATGGACGCTTCAAGCGCGGCAAGTACGACGTGGTGGCCAACACGAGTGGCGTGGCGCTGCTCAACACCTCGGGCAACACCACCGGCAGCATTGAGATTATCGAGCACAGCCAGGAGAATTCG TTGCATATGTTGCAGCAACAGTTCCCGTACAGTCCGTCGCCGCATCCGCCAACGCCGCAGCATCACAGCACGCCGCAGCACCACAGCACTCCCCAAGGACCACCGACGCCGCAGCacatgcagcagcagcacgtGGTCCacatgcaacagcagcagcagcagcagtcgccCCACCCGGGACACCATCCGCAGCACATGCAACAGGATGTGGTGACATCGAGCAGCCAGGTGGTGcacagccagcagcagcagcagctccagcagATCTATCAGCACCACGGAACGCCGGAGCGTAGTTGA